From Priestia aryabhattai, one genomic window encodes:
- a CDS encoding general stress protein yields the protein MTKNVIGTYDNEEAIVTAIQNLKTQGFQEKDLSLVTSKDIDKEDYSGVESKEGIDVKKVETTAQDHQDESIMDKIKHMFSPDHPKETQKDKARVEKRLINLGVPLTEAGPYADDLQKGKVLLLVRANRETKTNQLLGSREDSPFAKGDSVYDKSLYGEHREHE from the coding sequence ATGACAAAAAATGTGATAGGCACGTATGATAATGAAGAAGCTATTGTAACAGCTATTCAAAACTTAAAAACACAAGGTTTTCAAGAGAAGGACCTTTCTCTGGTAACCAGCAAAGATATCGATAAAGAGGACTATTCGGGAGTAGAAAGCAAAGAGGGAATTGACGTAAAGAAGGTTGAAACCACAGCACAAGATCATCAAGATGAGTCGATTATGGATAAAATTAAACATATGTTTTCACCAGATCACCCTAAAGAGACTCAGAAAGATAAAGCAAGAGTAGAAAAGCGTTTAATTAACTTAGGTGTCCCACTTACAGAAGCAGGACCTTATGCAGATGATCTGCAAAAAGGAAAAGTATTATTGCTAGTAAGAGCTAATAGAGAGACAAAAACAAATCAGCTCTTAGGAAGTAGAGAGGATTCTCCTTTTGCAAAGGGTGA
- a CDS encoding DUF1292 domain-containing protein, with amino-acid sequence MSSRERDFITIEDERGIEKQYVVEALFDMRNQTYALLQSNGEALLMRVEDDKGEQYLVGLTDPEERDSILDAYQIAVEATPADKEFC; translated from the coding sequence GTGAGTAGTAGGGAAAGAGACTTTATAACCATTGAAGATGAAAGAGGTATTGAAAAACAATATGTAGTTGAGGCTTTATTTGATATGAGAAATCAGACTTATGCTTTGTTGCAATCGAACGGGGAAGCGCTGTTAATGCGCGTTGAAGATGATAAGGGTGAACAATATCTTGTTGGATTGACCGATCCTGAGGAACGTGACTCCATTTTAGATGCTTATCAAATCGCTGTAGAGGCTACACCTGCTGACAAAGAATTTTGCTAA